Proteins from a genomic interval of Capsicum annuum cultivar UCD-10X-F1 chromosome 4, UCD10Xv1.1, whole genome shotgun sequence:
- the LOC107868043 gene encoding LOW QUALITY PROTEIN: elongation of fatty acids protein 3-like (The sequence of the model RefSeq protein was modified relative to this genomic sequence to represent the inferred CDS: deleted 1 base in 1 codon), producing MIQSLRYYLSEHPSIISFRWSDSQSWGNTWVFLFISIAAYIIFSIFLHLFLLLLFRNRRPLPLGPIPAVHSLSMALISFTIFAGILLSAAAEIRDTRWFWRRYKTTPFQWLLCFPLGTRPSGRVFFWSYIFYLSRFLHTFRTFFTIICRRKLSFYRLFNHSILIFMSFLWLEFSQSFQVLAIILTTSIYSVVYGYRFWTALGLPSKCFHFVNHCQIVLLGCNVICHVGVLLLHFLRGGCNGIGAWVLNSVLNGAILFLFLNFYVKLHLEKKRKIGAGKESGETLYSVKDKDI from the exons ATGATTCAAAGCCTACGTTATTACCTCTCTGAACATCCTTCAATCATCAGTTTCCGATGGTCTGATAGCCAATCATGGGGAAACACGTGGGTTTTCTTGTTCATCTCCATAGCCGCTTACATAATCTTCTCAATTTTCCTCCATcttttcctcctcctcctcttccgtAACCGTCGTCCTCTCCCTCTCGGTCCAATCCCCGCTGTTCATTCCCTTTCAATGGCCTTGATCTCGTTTACCATATTCGCCGGAATTCTCCTCTCCGCCGCCGCAGAGATCCGTGATACCCGTTGGTTCTGGCGCCGGTATAAAACGACTCCGTTTCAATGGCTTCTCTGTTTCCCTCTCGGTACTCGTCCTTCGGGTCGGGTTTTCTTCTGGTCGTACATATTTTACCTCTCCCGTTTCCTCCACACGTTCCGAACCTTTTTCACTATCATATGTCGTCGTAAACTATCATTCTACCGACTATTCAACCACTCGATCTTGATTTTCATGTCATTTTTATGGCTTGAATTCTCGCAATCCTTTCAAGTACTGGCAATCATATTGACCACGTCGATTTACTCGGTGGTTTATGGTTATAGATTTTGGACTGCTCTTGGATTACCAAGCAAGTGTTTTCACTTTGTGAATCACTGCCAAATTGTGTTGTTGGGTTGTAATGTTATTTGTCATGTTGGGGTGCTGTTGCTGCATTTCTTAAGAGGTGGATGTAATGGAATTGGTGCTTGGGTTCTTAATTCAGTACTCAATGGTGCTATTCTT TTTTTGTTCCTAAATTTCTATGTCAAGTTGCATttagagaagaagagaaaaattggcGCTGGTAAAGAATCTGGAGAAACTTTGTACTCTGTTAAAGACAAGGACATTTGA
- the LOC107868044 gene encoding uncharacterized protein LOC107868044 has protein sequence MILIYEAFPTLGKGNDKSTEDPLPIPRLIRWHTSKGDKLIEGDPYLNGWSTKRVHPYLIPIVREMKQHYMKKSKVFTDESKDTFIDGLKAHLEGVTVITSSENGKDGDDDRDLGENAGSRHVTRGAGTSKSRASRKTLMIENMEERVFRMEDSIKDIVDFVKEKRLRREEKDKQKKRDEDEGV, from the exons ATG ATTTTGATATACGAAGCCTTTCCCACGCTTGGCAAGGGAAATGATAAATCAACTGAAGACCCGCTGCCCATTCCTCGATTGATCAGATGGCATACCTCAAAAGGCGATAAACTAATCGAAGGTGATCCATATTTGAATGGATGGAGCACAAAg AGAGTACACCCGTACCTTATCCCCATAGTTCGTGAAATGAAGCAACACTACATGAAAAAGTCTAAAGTATTCACGGACGAATCGAAGGACACATTTATCGATGGCTTGAAGGCCCATCTGGAGGGTGTGACTGTCATCACCTCATCGGAGAATGGTAAGGATGGGGATGATGATCGGGATTTGGGTGAAAATGCTGGTTCAAGGCATGTCACTCGGGGTGCGGGGACGAGTAAATCGAGAGCATCGAGAAAGACATTGATGATTGAAAATATGGAAGAGCGTGTGTTTAGGATGGAGGATTCGATCAAGGACATCGTTGATTTTGTAAAAGAGAAGAGGCTGAGGAGAGAAGAAAAGGATAAgcaaaagaagagagatgaagatgaag GTGTGTAG